The stretch of DNA CGCTCGGCGGCCGCCTGGGCCTGGTTGGTCGAATAGCCGGGCGCTGGGCCGCTGTTGATGTCGGCGGCGGTGTAGCCGTTGTAGCGCACCACCATCTCGGGGCCAAAGCTCTGCTTGAGCGTCACCAGCGAGGACAGCGGCACCATCTGGCCGGCGGCGTTGCGCGTCTTGAGCTGCAGAATGTCCTCGGGGTGCGAGCGGAACGGCGCGTCGGCCTGGGCGCGCACCTGGAAGACGCGGCCGAAGCGGTTGAAGTCGTTCACATACACCGAGCCCAGATAGACCTGCATGGTGTCGAACATGTCGGTCACCGGCACGCCCAGCTGCATCGCCTTGACGCGGTCCAGATCCACGTCGATCTGCGGCACGTTGACCTGGTAGTTCGTGAACGTCGGTCCCAGCTCGGGGGTCTGGCGGGCGCGGGCGATGAAAGCCTGAGTCGCCTTGTCCAGTGCGGCATAGCCTTGCGCGCCGCGGTCCTCGATCTGCAGCTTGAACCCGCCCAAAGTGCCCAGTCCCAGGATGGGCGGGGGCGGGAACACGGCCACGATCGAGTCCTTGATGGCCGCGAATTTCTGGTTCAGATGCATGGCGATGGCGTTGGCCGACAGGTTGGCGCTGCGGCGCTTGTCGAAGTCGTCCAGCGTCACGAACACGATGCCCGCGCTCGAGCTGTTGGTGAAGCCGTTGATCGACAGGCCGGGAAAGGCGATGGCGCTTTTCACGCCAGGCTCGTGCAGGGCGATGTCGCTCATGCGCCGGATCACGCTGTCGGTACGGTCGAGCGAGGCGCCGTTGGGCAACTGGGCAAAGGCCACCAGGTATTGCTTGTCCTGCGCGGGGATAAAGCCGCCGGGCAGGATGTAGGCCACCGCCGCGGTCAGCGCCAGCAGCACGGCGTACACCAGCATCGAGGAGCCCTTGCGTCGCAGCACGCCGCCCACGCCGTCGGCGTAGTGTCCGGAGGCGCTGCCGAAGACGCGGTTGAACGCGCGAAAGAACGGGCCGAATACCTTGTGCATGGCGCGCGACAGCCAGTCGGTCTGCTCGCCGTGCGGCTTGAGCAGCAGGGCCGACATGGCCGGCGAAAGCGTCAGCGAGTTGAAGGCCGAGATCACCGTCGATATAGCGATGGTCACCGCGAACTGCTTGTAGAACTGACCCGACAGGCCGGTCATGAAGGCCAGCGGCACGAACACCGCGCACAGCGTCAGCGCGATGGCGACGATGGGGCCGCTCACCTCGCGCATGGCCCGGTAAGTGGCCTCGCGCGGCGACAGGCCGGCCTCGATATTGCGCTCGACGTTCTCCACCACCACGATGGCATCGTCGACCACGATGCCGATGGCCAGCACCATGCCGAACAGCGACAGCGCGTTGATGGAATAGCCGAAGACCAGCAGTAGCGAGAAGGTGCCGATGATGGATACCGGCACCGCCAGCAGCGGAATCACCGAAGCGCGCCAGGTCTGCAGGAACACGATCACCACCAGCACCACCAGCGCGATGGCTTCCAGCAGTGTGTGCACCACGGCCTCGATGCTGGCGCGTACGAATTGCGTGGGATCGTATTCGATGCGGTATTGCACCGAGGGCGGGAAGTCCTTGGACAGATGCGCCATGGTCGCGCGCACCTGGCTGGACACGTCCAGCGCGTTCGAGCCCGGCGCCTGCATGATGGCCATGGCCACCGCCTGCTTGTTGTTCAGCAGCGAGCGCAGCGCGTAATCCTGGGCGTCAAGCCGGATGCGGGCGACATCCGACAGGCGCGTCACCGCGCCGTCGGGTGCGGTCTTGAGGACAATCCGGCCGAATTGCGCCGCGGTCGTCAGGCGGCCGCGCGCGTTCACCGAGAACTGCATGGGCACGTCGCCGCCGGTGGGCGAGGCCCCGATGGTGCCGGCGGCTACCTGGACGTTTTGCTGACGGATGGCATTGATGACGTCCATGGCCGTCAGCCCGTGCTCGGCGACCCGATTCGGGTCGAGCCAGACGCGCATGGCGTAGTCGCCCGCGCCCCACACCTGCACGTCGCCCACGCCGGGCAGGCGCGCCAGCCGGTCCTTGACGTTGAGTACCGCGTAATTACGCAGGTAGGTCGCGTCATAGCGGTTGTCGGGCGAGATCAGGTGCACCACCAGAGTCAGCGTGGGCGAACTCTTGATCGTGGTCACGCCCAGACGCTGCACGTCCTCGGGCAGGCGCGGCAGGGCCTGCGAGACGCGGTTCTGCACCAACTGCTGCGCCTTGTCCGGATCGGTGCCCAGTCGGAAGAAGACCGTCAGCGCGAAAGAGCCGTCGCTGTTGGCCTGCGACTGCATGTAAAGCATGTTCTCGACGCCGTTGATGGATTGCTCCAGCGGCGAAGCCACGGTTGCGGCGATGACTTTGGGATTGGCGCCGGGGTATTGGGCCCGCACCACCACCGAAGGCGGCACGACTTCCGGGTATTCGGAAATGGGCAGCTGGAACATGGCCAACAGGCCTCCCAGCAGCACCAACACCGACAGCACGCCCGCGAAGATGGGCCGATCGATGAAGAATTTGGAGATATTCATGGGTATGCGTTTGTGTTCTTGATGTTCTTAATTCAGTCCGGCCGAAGCGGTCTGGATAGGGGCGCTCTGATCGTCCATGGACACGAGATTGGGCGCCACCAGATCGCCCGGGCGCACGCGCTGCAGACCACCCACGACGATGCGCTCGCCGGCCGCAAGTCCGTGCGTCACCACGCGCAGCGTGCCGACGCTGGCGCCCAGCTGCACGCTGCGGTAATCGGCGTGGTTGGCCTTGTCCAGGACCAGCACGTAGCGTTTGTCCTGGTCGGTGCCGATGGCTTTTTCGTCGACCAGCACGGCCGCGTGCGGCGCGCTGCCGCCCAGGCGCACGCGCGCATACAGGCCCGGCACCATCAGGCCGTCGCGGTTGTCGAACACGGCGCGCACGCGGATCGTGCCCGAGCCGGGGTCAAGCTGGTTGTCCACCGACTCCACCAGGCCGCGGCGCGGATAGCCTTTTTCGTCGGCCAGGCCCATCTGCACGGGGATGGGCACGCCCCGCACATGGTTTGCGTCGACATAGCGCAGGAAGGTCTGTTCGTCCACATTGAACGAGGCGTACATGCGGGACACCGACACGATGGTGGTCAGCACGGCCGAGGAAGCGCCCGCCGACACTACGTTGCCCGCGGTGACCTCGGCGCGCGAAACCCGGCCGTCGATCGGCGCGGCGATGCGCGTATAACCCAGGTTGATGCGGGCCGTCTTGAGCGCGGCGGCGGCGGCGCGGGCATCGCTTTCCTTCTGGTCATAGTCGCGTCGCGCGATGGCGTTTTCGGCCAGCAGCCGCTTGGCCCGGGCCAGATCGGCCGCGGTATAGGCGGCGCTGGCCTCGGCGCGCTCGACCTGGGCCTCATAGGGGCGAGGGTCGATGGTAAAGAGCAGGTCGCCCTTCTTGACCAGCGCGCCGTCCTTGAAATGCACCTGGGCCAGCGTGCCCGACACCAGCGGGCGAATGTCGACACGGTCGATGGCCTGGAGCCGTCCCGAATAGCGCTGCCAGTCGATGATGGGGCGGCCGATGGCCGGCGCCACGTCGACGGCGGTGCCGGCCGGTGCGGCCGGCTGGGCCTGGGCGCTGTTTTGCGCGCCGGGGTTCAAGACCGCGTAGCCGCCCGCCGCGGCCAGCAGCACCGTCAGGGCCAGGGCCGAAAAGCGAAAAACGCGGGGTCGAGAAATCGTCATGACGTTTCCTTGGAAAAGAGGCGAAAAAAGGGGAACCGGACCGAGAGAGGGCGGCGGGCGCAGGGCGCGGGCCGCGGGGTCTGCTGCAGCGCAAGACCGTCGCCGCATGGGGCGGCGGGACGGATCGCACGGGATGGTTGTGATTCTGAATGTTTTCTATATCGGGATAAATGGCAAGTTTCCGGCAATACTAGTCGGCATGGGCTAACAATCTGCGGATTTATGGTCTATGCTGTCGGCCATACAGCCTTTGCCAGGAATCTCCATGGACCGCTTCCAAGCCATGCAGGTCTTCACTCGGGTGGTGGAGGCCAACAGCTTTACCCGCGCCGCCGACGCTCTGGTGCTGCCTCGCACCACCGTCACCACCATCATCCAGAATCTCGAAAAGCATCTGGGCGTGCGTCTGCTCAACCGCACCACGCGCCGCCTGAGCCTGACGCCCGACGGCGCGGCCTATTACAAGCACAGCGTGCGCATCCTGGCCGAGGTCGAGGAAACCGAGTCCTATCTGCAGGATGTTTCGGCGCATCCGCAGGGGCGCCTGCGCGTCGACGTCAAACCCAGCATCGGTACGCTGTTGCTCATTCCCGCGCTGTGCGACTTTCACGCGCGCTATCCCGACGTGGAGCTGGCCATCGGCCTGTCGGACCGCAAGGTGGATCTGGTGCAGGACGCGGTCGATTGCGTGATCCGCATCGGCGAGCTCGAGGATTCAAGCCTGGTGGCGCGCCGCATCGGCGCCATTGAGCTTCTCACCTGCGCCGCGCCCGCCTATCTGGCGCGCCAGGGTGTGCCGCACACCCTCGATAACCTGCAGCAGCACCAGGCCGTGCATTACTTCCTGGGGCCGGGCCGCAATCACGGCTGGGATTTCCTGGTCGACGGGCAATTGCGGCACGTCGATCCGCCCGGCGTGGTCTCGGTCAACGAATGGTCGGCCCATCTGGCCTGCGCCGTGCAGGGCTTTGGCATTATCCAGACGGGGCGCTACGCGGCGCTGCCGCACATGCAAAAGGGCGAGCTGGTCGAGATACTGTCCGAATACCGACCCGCGCCGGTGCCCATTTCGCTGCTCTATCTGCAGAACCGCCAGCTTTCGCCCAAGATCCGGGCGTTTTCCGACTGGGTCGCCGAACTGTTCGCCGGCTGTCCGCTGCTGAGCGGGCGCGACGAAAACGACCCATCCATGCTCGAATGCAAGCGGCTCATGGCGCAGGGCGCCCGGATCAGTCCTCAGGCCCAGGAAGCCACGCGCCAGCGCGTGCCGGTCGATCCGCCCGAAGTCCTGGTCTAGGCGTTTCGTGTCGACAGGCCCTGACCGGCGGGCGGCCTCGGCCTGACGTGGCTCGGCCTGACGTGGCCCGGCCTGACGTGGCCCGGCCTGACGCGGCCCGGCCTGACGCGGCCCGGCCAAAACTCGTATATTGCTCAGTCCGGGCGGAATTTCTCCGCCGGTCATCTCGCCGCTTGTCGCCTATGCCGCCTGTATTACCTGCTTCCCTGATCGCCCGCTGGCTTTTGTTGCTGGTGCTCCTGGCGGGGGCATACTTCCTCAGCGACTTCCTGGTGCCGGCCTTGGCGGCGCTGGTCATCGGCCTGTCCACCTGGCCGATCTATCGGCGTCTTCTGGCCTTCTGCAAAGGTAATACGACGGCCGGCGCCGTCATCGCGCTGCTGTTGGTGCTCGTGGTGCTCGTGGCGCCTCTTTCGTTGGCCTCGATCTATGCATTTCGCGAAGCCAGCCATGTTTTCGCTTGGATGCTGGCAACCAACCGCCAAGGCGCGGCGGTGCCGGCCTGGATGCCCGCCATTCCGATAGTGGGCGAGAAACTCGCCGCGTACTGGAACACCTACCTGGGCGAACCGCATGCGCTGGGAGACCTGGTGCAACTGGTCAGCGGCGAGCACATCGGCAATATCTACCGCATGGTGCTGGGCTTGGCGGGCAATGCGGCGCGTCTGATACTGGCGCTGCTTTTCATGCTGCTCACGCTGTTCTTCATCTACAAGGACGGCCGGCAGATTCTGGCCCAGGTCGACCTGCTGGGCGAGCGCATCCTGCCGTCGCGCTGGCAGCGTTTTTCGCGCATGGTGCCGGCCACGGTCGGTGCCACCGTCACGGGTATGGGCCTGATCGCGCTGGGCGAGGGCGTGGTGCTGGGCATCGCATACTGGATCGCCGGCGTGCCGGCGCATGTGCTGCTGGCGGTGATCACCGGCGTGATGGCGCTGGTGCCCGGCGGTGCGCCGACCGCGTTCACGCTGGTCTCGCTCTACCTGATCGGATCGAACCACATCGGGGCCGGCATCGGCTTGCTCGCCTGGGGAGCGATCGAGCTTTTCATCGTCGACAAGACCCTGCGGCCGCGCCTGGTGGGTGGTCCGGTCAAGCTGCCCTTCCTGCCGACTTTCTTCGGCCTGGTGGGCGGCGTGAAAACATTGGGTATCGTGGGCCTGTTCGTCGGGCCGGTATTGATGGCGCTTCTGGTGTCGGTGTGGCGCGAATGGGTGCGCACCGTGCAGGAAGAGCGCGAGGCCGAGCAGGCCAAGGCAGGAAAATGACCATGACGCAAGCCAGCCAGATCGCTCTGCTGCGCGAGCAGGGTTTCGTGGTGGTGCGCGGATTTGCCGATGCCGCCACGGTGTCGGCGCTGCGCGATATCTCGCTGCGCCATCTGGAGCAGGCGATCGAGCCCATCGAATACGAGGCCGATCTGCGCTATCCTGGCGCGCCCGCCTCGCGCCAGGCGGCCGGCGGCCACACCGCGCGGCGCCTGCTCGATGCCTACGGCCGCGACCCGCTGTTCGCGCAATGGGCCGCCTCGCCGCGCATCGCACAATGGCTGGCCGCCTATTTCGGCCTGGCGCGGCCCGGCCTGGCGCGGCCCGGCCTGGCGCGGCCCGGCCTGGCGCCGGTGCTGTCCACCGTGCATCACAACTGCGTGATGACCAAGCATCCCGCCTACGGCAGTCTGACGGGCTGGCACCAGGACATCCGCTACTGGTCGTTCAGCGCTCCGGAACTGGTGTCGTGCTGGCTGGCACTGGGCCGGGAAACCGCCGAGAACGGCGGCCTGTTCTTCCTGCCGGGCTCGCATGCCGCCGGCTTCGGATCCGAACAGTTCGACCAGAGCAAGTTCTTCCTGCCCGATCCGCCTGCCAACCGCGACTGGATCGCGCGGGCTGTCTGTCCCACGCTCGAGCCCGGCGATGCGGTCTTCTTCCATTGCCTCACGCTGCACGCGGCGCAGCGCAACGCCAGCAACGCCGTGAAGCTGTCGCTGGTACACACCTACTATCCCGGCAGCGTGCGGCCGCTGCCGGGTTCCCGGTCGGCGTCGCGGCCGGGCGTTCCCCTGGCGCCTGCCCAAGGCGCCTGATCCGGCCCAGACATGTCCTTCGCCCAGCGTCCGCCTGTGTCGCGCGCGCCCCATTCCTTCGTGCGCACACTGTGCATCCTGCGCTGGGTGGCCATCGCCGGGCAGGCCGCGGCCATCCTGGTGGCGAGCAAGTTTCTGGACGTGTCGCTGCCCATGTTGCCGCTATGGGGCGGCGTGCTGGCGCTGGTGCTGTTCAACCTGATCGCCACCGCGCTGCCCCAGCGCAGCGAAGAGCTGGCGCCGGGCGTGGCCTTCATGCACCTGATGGCCGACATGCTCGCGCTCACCTGGATGGTGGCCTGGAGCGGCGGCATCGACAATCCATTCGGCATGATGTTTCTGGTGCTGACGGCGCTGGGCGCGTTGGCCTTGCCGCGCTTCTGGGCCCTGCTCGCCGCCCTGGCCAGCGTCGCCGGCTACGGCGTGTCGGCCCTGCTGGGCCAGCCGCTGGTCAGTCCGCACGACCAGCACACACTCGTGCCGTGGGGCATGGCCGTCACGTTCCTGATTTCCGTGGCCATCGTGTGCTCGTTCCTCACACGCCTGGCTGCGGGCCTGCGCAGCCGCGAGCGCGAGCTGGCGGCGCTGCGCGAACGCTTCACGCGCAATGAAGGCATTGTCGCGCTGGCCACTCACGCCGCTTCCATGGCGCACGAGTTGAACACGCCGCTGGCGACCATGACGCTGCTGGCCGACGAAATCGCCGAGCAGGTCGGCACTGGGCAGCCCCCCGACGACCAGATGCGCCAGGATGTGCGAACTTTGGGCGAATTGCTGGCCCTGTGCCGCGAACGCATCCGCAACCTGGCCGTGCCCAGCCAGGTCGACCTGGTACGGGTGGTGGGCCAGTGGACGCTGGTGCGGCCCGCCGTGGAACTCAAGCGCACCGGCGAGCTGCCGCCCACCTTGCGGGTCGAACCCGCCATCGCGCATTTGTTGCAGGCGCTGCTCAACAATGCCGCGGACGCGGGCGAGGAGGCGGGCGATCCGCGCGTGGAACTACACTTGTCCTATCAGGATGGCGTTCTGCGCGGCGAAGTGCGCGATCACGGTGCCGGCATGGATCCGGAGCGGCCGCTGTTGCCGGCCTCGGGTCTGTTTCACAGCGGCAAGCCGCAAGGCCTGGGCGTGGGCCTGGCCCTCTCGCATGCCACTGTCGAGCAGTGGGGCGGCGAGATGACCTTGACCGCCGGCCAGGGCGGCGGCACGCGCATCCGCTTTACTTTGCCGCTGCACAAGCAATCTGGAGTCGCATCGTGACCCTTTCCGGTCCAGGCCTTTTGATCGACGACGACGAACTCTATCTGCGGACCCTGCAGCGCGGTCTGTCGCGCCATGGCCTGCAGACGCATCTGGCCTGCAACTCGGCCCAGGCGCTGAGCCTGGCCGAATCGCTGCGGCCGTCCTTCGCGCTGGTGGATCTGCGGCTGGGCGAGGACTCCGGCCTGGCCCTGATCGCGCCGCTGCGCGCGCTGCGCGCCGACATGCGCATACTGCTCGTGACCGGCTATGCCAGCGTGGCCACGGCGGTCGAGGCCATCAAGCGCGGCGCCGACGATTATCTGCCCAAGCCGGCCACCATCCCCATGATCCTGCGCACCCTGGGCCTGGGTCAGGCGCGGGACGTGGCCATCGAAGAAACCATGATTCCCTTGCATCGCCTGGAGTGGGAGCATATTCACCAGGCCCTGGCCGAGACCGGCGGCAACGTCTCGGCCGCCGCCCGGCTGCTGGGCATGCACCGGCGTTCGCTGCAACGCAAGCTGGCCAAGAAACCAGGGCCCGAGCGCGACCTTTCGGCCGAGGATTGAAGCCGGTCGGAACAAGGGCTGGGTTGTAAATTGGTAACAATGGGGTGCGACATTTTGTCGCACCTTTGTGTCGGACTTTTCGTGGCGTTACTAAGGTTTACAGAGGATTTTGCCCCAATAAGGTGCAAGTTTAGGAGAAGGTGCGACATCGTGCCGCGTGTCCCCGCGGCGCTTGAGCGTTATTATGCCGACGTTGCTGCAATCGCGGCCTTATTACCCACGAGAAGGTAGTCAGTGAAAATCCCGTCCCTTGCAACCACGGCGCGCACGCTCTCGGTCGGCGCCCTCATGCTGCTCAGCGGCTGCAAAGCCGAACTACTCGACCCCAAGGGGGCGATCGGCATGCAGGAAAAGCACCTCATGCTGACCGCCCTGTGGCTGATGCTGATTGTGGTGATCCCCGTGATCATCATGACTCTGGTCTTTGCCTGGCGCTACCGCTCCACCAATACCAAGGCCACCTACGCGCCGCGTTGGTCGCACTCGACCGCCATCGAAGCGGTGGTGTGGATCATCCCCTGCGTCATTATCGCCATCCTGGCGACCCTGACCTGGACGAGCACGCACGAACTCGATCCCTACAAGCCGATCAAGTCCGACGTCAAGCCGCTGAATATCGACGTGGTCGCCATGGACTGGAAGTGGCTCTTCATTTATCCCGACCTGAACATCGCCACGGTCAACCAGATTGCGATGCCGGTCGGCACGCCGGTGAACTTTCGCATCACGTCCGCCACGGTGATGAACTCCTTCTTCATCCCGCAGTTGGGCAGCCAGATCTACGCGATGTCGGGCATGCAGACCAAGCTCAGCCTGATCGCCGACCATGCCGGCACCTATGCGGGCATCTCGTCGAACTTCAGCGGCCCCGGGTTCTCGGGCATGCGTTTCACCGCCATCGCCACCGACCAGAAGGGCTTCGACGACTGGGTCGCCAAGGCCCGCGCCGCCAATAACCCGCTGACCCAGACTGTCTACGCCGCGCTGAACAAGCCCAGCGAAAACAACCCGGTCACGTTCTACTCGAGTACGCCTCCCAGCATGTTCGATTTCATCCTGCATGCCCAAATGGCCAAGATCGCCGGTACGGACTCCCCCGTCTGCACCCCCCAGTCCAAAAACCTGGTCGCCGCCGCGGAGTAAATGATGTTCGGCAAACTCACACTGGATTCCATCCCCTTCCACGAGCCCATCGTGATGGTGACCATGGCCGCCGTTATTTTCGGCAGCGTGGTCGTGGTCGCGGCGCTCACCTATTTCCGTCTGTGGAAGTACCTCTGGACCGAATGGTTCACCTCGGTCGACCACAAGCGCATCGGCATCATGTACATCTTCGTGGCGCTGATCATGCTGCTGCGCGGCTTCGCCGATGCCATCATGATGCGCACGCAGCTGGCCATCGCCAATAATGATTCGGCCGGCTTCCTGCCGCCGCATCACTACGACCAGATCTTCACCGCCCACGGCGTGATCATGATCTTCTTCATGGCCATGCCTTTCATCGTGGGCTTGATGAACATCGCGGTGCCGCTGCAGATCGGCGCGCGCGACGTGGCCTATCCCTTCCTCAATCTGCTGTCGTTCTGGCTGTTCGTCTCGGGCGTGGTCCTGGTCATGCTTTCGCTGTTCATCGGGCAATTCGCCGCCACGGGCTGGCTGGCCTATCCGCCGCTGTCCGAGCTGAGCTACAGCCCCACGGTGGGGGTGGACTACTACATCTGGTCCCTGCAGATATCGGGCCTGGGCACGACGCTGTCGGGCATCAACTTCGTGGTCACCATCCTGCGCATGCGCGCTCCCGGCATGAAGCTGATGAAGATGCCCGTGTTCACCTGGACGGCGCTGGTCACCAACGTGCTGATCGTGGCGGCCTTCCCGGTGCTGGCCGCCACGCTGGCGCTGCTGACGGTCGACCGCTACCTGGGCATGCACTTCTTTACCAACGACGGCGGCGGCAACGCCATGATGTACATCAACCTGATCTGGATCTGGGGCCACCCGGAGGTCTACATCCTGATCCTGCCGTGCTTCGGCGCATTTTCTGAAATCGTCGCCACGTTCTCGGGCAAGCCGCTGTTCGGCTACAAGTCCATGGTCTACGCGACCTCGGCGATCGGCGTGATGTCGTTCATTGTGTGGCTGCACCACTTCTTCACCATGGGTTCGGGCGCCAACGTCAATGCTTTCTTCGGCATATCGACGATGATCATCTCCATACCGACCGGCGTGAAGATCTTCAACTGGCTGTTCACCATGTACCGCGGCCGGGTGCGCATGACCGTGCCGGTCTACTGGACGATCGGCTTCATCATCACCTTCGTGATCGGCGGCATGACCGGCGTGATGCTGGCCATCCCCGGCGCCGACTTCGTGCTGCACAACAGCGTGTTCCTGATCGCGCACTTTCACAACGTGATCATCGGCGGCGTGGTGTTCGGCTGTATTGCCGCGCTGAACTACTGGTTCCCCAAGGCCTTCGGCTTCAAGCTGAACGAAACCCTGGGCAAGTGCTCGTTCTGGTGCTGGCTGGTGGGCTTCTACTTCGCTTTCATCCCCTTGTACATCCTGGGCCTGAAGGGCATGACCCGCCGCCTGAACCACTATGACAACCCCGAGTGGCATCCGTACCTGGTGGTGGCCTGGTTCGGCGCGGTCATCATCGCCGCGGGCATCGGTTTCCTGATCCTGCAGATCCTGGTCAGCATCCGGGACCGCGAGAAGAACCGCGACCTGACTGGCGACCCCTGGGGCGGCCGCACGCTCGAGTGGGCCATCGCTTCGCCGGCGCCGTTCTACAACTTCGCCCACGTGCCTCACGTCGACCACCTGGACCAGTTCTGGGAAGACAAGGAAAACGGCACCGCCTACAAGCAGCCGACGCACTACGAAGACATCCACATGCCGCGCAACACCGCAGCGGGTCCCATCATGGGCATTCTTTCCATGGCCATGGGCTTTGGTCTGATCTGGCACATCTGGTGGATGGCCATCATCGGTTTTGTCGGCATGATCGTCACGTTCGTTGTGCGCAGCTACAGCACCGACCTGGACTACTACGTCCCGGCCGCTGAAGTCCAAGCCACCGAAAACGCCCGCTATCGTCAACTGCAACAGGTTGCCTGAGTCATGACCCAAGCTGCTTCTTCCGCCCTGCACGACGTGGCGCATCATCACGAGCACCACGACGACGGAGCCAAGGTCACCCTTGGCTTCTGGATCTACCTGATGAGCGACTGCCTGATCTTTTCAGTGCTGTTCGCCACC from Bordetella sp. FB-8 encodes:
- the cyoB gene encoding cytochrome o ubiquinol oxidase subunit I — translated: MFGKLTLDSIPFHEPIVMVTMAAVIFGSVVVVAALTYFRLWKYLWTEWFTSVDHKRIGIMYIFVALIMLLRGFADAIMMRTQLAIANNDSAGFLPPHHYDQIFTAHGVIMIFFMAMPFIVGLMNIAVPLQIGARDVAYPFLNLLSFWLFVSGVVLVMLSLFIGQFAATGWLAYPPLSELSYSPTVGVDYYIWSLQISGLGTTLSGINFVVTILRMRAPGMKLMKMPVFTWTALVTNVLIVAAFPVLAATLALLTVDRYLGMHFFTNDGGGNAMMYINLIWIWGHPEVYILILPCFGAFSEIVATFSGKPLFGYKSMVYATSAIGVMSFIVWLHHFFTMGSGANVNAFFGISTMIISIPTGVKIFNWLFTMYRGRVRMTVPVYWTIGFIITFVIGGMTGVMLAIPGADFVLHNSVFLIAHFHNVIIGGVVFGCIAALNYWFPKAFGFKLNETLGKCSFWCWLVGFYFAFIPLYILGLKGMTRRLNHYDNPEWHPYLVVAWFGAVIIAAGIGFLILQILVSIRDREKNRDLTGDPWGGRTLEWAIASPAPFYNFAHVPHVDHLDQFWEDKENGTAYKQPTHYEDIHMPRNTAAGPIMGILSMAMGFGLIWHIWWMAIIGFVGMIVTFVVRSYSTDLDYYVPAAEVQATENARYRQLQQVA